A part of Gemmatimonas groenlandica genomic DNA contains:
- a CDS encoding alpha/beta fold hydrolase, with amino-acid sequence MSDTQSIHPASHHPEQCHVQGEGPPLIYIAGLDGTGLLFYRQARLLAHRFRVITFRLRDDALSMDALVSEVVRHLNDAVPDGTPAIVVGESFGGALAMSFALAHPDRIRALVILNSFSRITPKLKLYAAITAASLVPWSTMRIARRLTASRLHSSHTHRDEISRFLLLTRATTRHGYINRLRILTHYDLRRHLKEIRVPTLFLAADEDHLIPSVEQATYMSARVPNAAMRVLHGHGHGCFLAPDLDLDEILKEWGNR; translated from the coding sequence TTGAGCGATACGCAGAGCATTCATCCCGCCTCGCACCACCCTGAACAGTGCCACGTTCAGGGCGAAGGGCCACCGTTGATCTATATCGCCGGCCTCGACGGGACAGGTCTGCTCTTCTACCGACAAGCGCGCCTGCTGGCGCACCGGTTCCGCGTGATCACCTTCCGGCTGCGCGATGATGCGCTCAGCATGGACGCGCTCGTGTCCGAGGTTGTCCGCCACCTGAACGACGCCGTGCCCGACGGGACGCCGGCCATCGTGGTCGGCGAATCGTTCGGTGGCGCACTGGCGATGAGCTTCGCGCTGGCACATCCGGACCGCATCCGCGCCCTGGTGATCCTGAACTCCTTCTCACGCATCACACCCAAACTCAAACTGTACGCGGCCATCACCGCCGCGAGCCTCGTGCCGTGGAGCACCATGCGCATCGCTCGGCGCCTCACGGCGTCGCGCCTGCACTCGTCGCACACACACCGCGACGAGATCAGCCGCTTTCTCCTGCTCACTCGCGCCACCACGCGACACGGCTACATCAACCGGCTGCGCATCCTCACCCACTACGACCTGCGTCGCCATCTGAAAGAGATTCGCGTGCCCACTCTGTTTCTCGCCGCCGACGAGGACCACCTCATTCCATCAGTCGAGCAAGCGACCTACATGTCGGCGCGTGTCCCCAACGCTGCCATGCGTGTGCTGCACGGTCACGGACACGGCTGCTTCCTGGCGCCTGATCTCGATCTTGACGAGATCCTGAAGGAGTGGGGTAACCGCTAA
- a CDS encoding aldo/keto reductase → MTESMHASASPGQYALSPIVAGVWRLADWTWSAAERLTWIEGCLDLGVTSFDHADIYGGYRVEELFGEALALSPSVRERMQLVSKCGIRLRHPARPAHRIKHYDSSALHIIASAEESLRLLGTDYLDVLLLHRPDPLMDADEVARAFDELRASGKVRYFGVSNFTPAQFDLLQSRTPLVTNQIELHPLHRAPLTDGTLDHCQRRRIRPMIWSPLAGGKLFTSEDVAARRVRGMLQQIAATHGVSAATIAFAWLLRHPSRPIPVAGSGRLEAMREAVAALSVRLDAQEWTEINTAGTGMDVA, encoded by the coding sequence ATGACGGAAAGTATGCACGCTTCGGCGTCGCCTGGTCAGTACGCATTGTCGCCGATCGTGGCCGGCGTGTGGCGCCTGGCGGATTGGACGTGGAGCGCGGCGGAGCGTCTGACGTGGATCGAGGGCTGTCTCGATCTCGGTGTCACCAGCTTCGATCACGCCGACATCTACGGCGGCTATCGGGTCGAGGAACTGTTCGGCGAGGCGTTGGCGCTGTCGCCGAGCGTGCGGGAGCGCATGCAGCTGGTGAGCAAGTGTGGCATTCGGCTACGTCATCCCGCCCGCCCGGCGCACCGGATCAAGCACTACGACAGCTCGGCGTTGCACATCATTGCCAGCGCCGAGGAATCACTCCGCCTGCTGGGTACGGACTATCTGGACGTGCTGCTGTTGCATCGCCCCGACCCGCTGATGGACGCCGACGAAGTGGCCCGCGCGTTCGACGAACTGCGCGCGTCGGGCAAGGTGCGCTATTTCGGCGTCTCGAACTTCACCCCGGCGCAGTTCGATTTGCTACAAAGTCGTACGCCGTTGGTGACGAACCAGATCGAGTTGCATCCACTGCATCGCGCGCCGCTCACCGACGGCACGCTCGATCACTGCCAGCGCCGGCGCATCCGCCCCATGATCTGGTCACCACTGGCCGGCGGCAAGCTGTTCACCAGCGAAGACGTCGCCGCCCGCCGCGTGCGCGGCATGCTGCAGCAGATCGCGGCGACGCACGGTGTGAGCGCGGCCACGATCGCCTTCGCGTGGCTCCTGCGTCATCCGAGTCGCCCGATTCCCGTGGCCGGCTCCGGACGGTTGGAGGCGATGCGCGAAGCAGTCGCGGCGCTTTCTGTTCGCCTCGATGCACAGGAATGGACGGAGATCAATACCGCGGGCACGGGGATGGACGTGGCCTGA
- a CDS encoding hybrid sensor histidine kinase/response regulator, which produces MSAPFPATPSYDTPVGVMWGAGPQITAADDAFLRIIGYTQDDLAAGRIDWRVMTPPEFLHLDEAGMRQAAASGGFTVPYQKEFFRKDGSRVPVLLVCAFIPNQPDHWIGYAVDLSPRRPSPAPRLTFPPQPIAPAPDEFYRRLVGELVNERNRLRAVLDNTPSPIWSLDHAFRLLSGNEAFNVAIERLAGRRAEIGDNVLELSADPEQRALWQSWYDRALQGHPVQGETRSSVDGRVAARDHTISPMIDQAGAVYGVSVVSHDVSARIMSEDALRVSESRFRTLASASSLGIFLADPAGNYLYVNDRLASMLGLSAAELLSYGILRQVHHEDRGRVSAELERATQAGADLVSEFRIQRVGADGNDEVRALRLWLSAVVERDRRTGFVGTVDDETERLRSATQAKQSERMESLGALAGGIAHDFNNMLAVVVANVDLALGEPDVPAVVIDELESISIASLRARELIRQILTFSRQTDTKHGAIDLTALAVESVRLLRSTMTARVHLEVALPPEPVIISGNASELQQVLVNLCVNAEHAVRSIAMPAIAVTLQTERDASGRHLAVLTVQDNGIGMPPDTARRIFEPFFTTKSVGEGTGMGLAVAHGAVLAHGGTISVDTAPGEGTSFRIELPLASREPTPRMPETSAVSTSGGTLLLVDDEPALSRALAKALQRRGYTVVTSHDGLDALRLLDHGSVRPDLILSDVAMPNMSGDRLAEELRVRYPAIPVVLMTGFSRDVSPDDPRGANVVDVVQKPMSIDTLVEIITRTLER; this is translated from the coding sequence ATGAGTGCACCGTTCCCGGCTACGCCGTCCTACGATACGCCAGTCGGCGTTATGTGGGGCGCGGGGCCGCAGATCACGGCTGCCGACGACGCCTTCCTGAGAATAATCGGGTATACGCAGGACGACCTCGCGGCCGGCCGCATCGACTGGCGCGTCATGACCCCGCCCGAGTTCCTGCACCTCGACGAGGCCGGCATGCGGCAGGCCGCCGCCAGCGGCGGCTTCACGGTGCCCTACCAGAAGGAGTTCTTCCGGAAGGACGGCTCGCGCGTCCCGGTGCTGCTGGTGTGCGCGTTCATTCCCAACCAGCCGGACCATTGGATAGGCTACGCGGTGGATTTGTCGCCACGCCGACCGAGTCCGGCCCCACGGCTCACGTTTCCACCGCAACCGATCGCGCCGGCGCCCGATGAGTTCTACCGGCGGCTCGTCGGCGAGCTCGTGAATGAACGGAATCGGTTGCGCGCGGTGCTGGACAATACGCCCTCTCCGATCTGGTCCCTGGATCACGCCTTCCGATTGCTCAGCGGCAACGAAGCGTTCAACGTGGCGATCGAGCGGCTCGCCGGACGTCGCGCAGAGATCGGTGACAACGTGCTCGAGCTCAGTGCCGATCCAGAACAGCGGGCGCTCTGGCAATCCTGGTACGACCGTGCGCTGCAGGGCCACCCTGTACAGGGCGAGACGCGTTCGTCGGTAGACGGCAGGGTTGCGGCCCGAGACCACACCATCAGCCCGATGATCGATCAGGCCGGCGCCGTGTACGGCGTGTCGGTGGTGTCGCATGATGTCTCCGCGCGCATTATGAGCGAGGACGCGCTCCGCGTGAGCGAGTCGCGCTTCCGCACCCTCGCGTCGGCGTCGTCGCTCGGCATCTTTCTGGCCGATCCGGCCGGCAACTACCTGTATGTGAACGACAGACTCGCATCGATGCTGGGCCTCTCCGCCGCAGAGCTCCTGAGCTACGGTATCTTGAGGCAGGTGCATCACGAGGATCGCGGTCGGGTGTCCGCCGAGCTTGAACGGGCCACGCAGGCCGGTGCCGATCTGGTCTCGGAGTTTCGCATCCAGCGTGTCGGCGCTGACGGGAATGACGAGGTGCGCGCGCTTCGCCTCTGGCTGTCGGCCGTCGTCGAGCGCGATCGCCGCACTGGGTTCGTGGGCACCGTGGACGATGAAACTGAACGCCTCCGCTCGGCCACGCAGGCCAAGCAGAGCGAGCGGATGGAGTCGCTGGGCGCACTCGCCGGCGGCATCGCACACGACTTCAACAACATGCTGGCAGTGGTCGTGGCCAACGTCGATCTCGCGCTCGGCGAACCCGACGTGCCAGCCGTGGTGATCGATGAGCTCGAGTCGATCAGTATCGCCAGCCTGCGCGCCCGAGAGCTGATCCGACAGATTCTGACGTTCAGCCGGCAAACGGATACGAAGCACGGCGCGATCGACCTCACCGCCCTCGCGGTGGAGAGTGTTCGATTGCTGCGCTCCACGATGACCGCGCGCGTGCATCTCGAAGTGGCGCTTCCGCCGGAACCCGTGATCATTTCCGGGAACGCGAGCGAGCTCCAGCAGGTGCTGGTGAATCTGTGCGTGAACGCCGAGCATGCGGTGCGGTCGATCGCCATGCCGGCGATTGCGGTCACGCTACAGACCGAACGCGACGCAAGTGGTCGTCACCTCGCCGTGCTGACCGTGCAGGACAATGGCATCGGCATGCCGCCCGACACGGCGCGGCGCATCTTCGAGCCCTTCTTCACCACCAAGTCGGTGGGCGAGGGCACGGGCATGGGTTTGGCTGTCGCACACGGCGCCGTGCTCGCGCACGGTGGGACCATCTCGGTGGACACGGCTCCGGGCGAAGGCACGTCGTTCCGCATCGAACTACCGCTGGCCAGTCGGGAGCCGACGCCACGTATGCCCGAGACGTCGGCCGTCTCGACGTCGGGCGGCACGCTGTTACTGGTTGACGACGAGCCGGCGCTCTCACGCGCGCTCGCCAAGGCGTTGCAGCGGCGCGGCTATACCGTCGTCACGAGTCACGACGGCCTCGACGCCCTGCGTTTGCTCGATCACGGCTCCGTCCGCCCCGATCTCATTCTTTCCGACGTAGCCATGCCGAACATGTCGGGTGATCGCCTCGCCGAGGAACTGCGCGTGCGCTATCCGGCCATTCCCGTCGTGCTCATGACCGGCTTCAGCCGCGACGTGAGCCCCGACGATCCGCGCGGCGCGAATGTCGTGGACGTGGTACAAAAGCCGATGTCGATCGACACGCTCGTCGAGATCATCACCCGCACCCTCGAACGCTAG
- the queD gene encoding 6-carboxytetrahydropterin synthase QueD, with translation MEIYKQFTFEAAHRLPNVPPGHKCARLHGHSFEVTVHVRGPLSAHEGWVMDFADLKASVKPIIEELDHYYLNDIAGLENPTSEVIARWIWRRLAPALPGLSQIVVRETCTSGCVYRGEDE, from the coding sequence ATGGAGATCTACAAGCAGTTCACGTTCGAAGCCGCGCATCGGTTGCCGAATGTGCCACCGGGGCACAAATGCGCGCGGCTGCATGGGCACTCGTTCGAAGTGACCGTCCACGTGCGGGGGCCGCTCTCGGCCCACGAGGGATGGGTCATGGACTTCGCCGACCTGAAAGCGTCGGTCAAGCCGATCATCGAGGAGCTCGATCACTACTACCTGAATGACATTGCCGGGCTCGAGAATCCGACCAGCGAAGTCATCGCCCGGTGGATCTGGCGTCGTCTCGCGCCGGCGCTCCCGGGACTCAGTCAGATCGTCGTGCGGGAAACGTGCACGTCGGGGTGCGTCTACCGCGGCGAAGACGAGTAG
- a CDS encoding serine hydrolase gives MSVRPTRVVRGVLALCCTLSLLTARRDLGAQSTKSAVLRRTLDSLSAAHRGVVGYSITNLESGEHLEQRGNETFSTASLIKVPILVTLFDLAEKKQLTLDDPIVLTDIDKVGGAGQLQYLRTPLTLRLWDVAYLMSTLSDNTATNLLLDRIKIRRVWQKMEALGLAHTKVHSGSMTRIASVAPDSSAKYGLGVTTPNEMAQLFTLLAQGKAVSPFADSTMLGMLANNQDDSKLARFTYGTQLAHKSGDVDASRTDCGVFSLPARVVACVLTKENTDTRYWVDAEGNAVIGRIGEAIVKAWK, from the coding sequence ATGTCCGTTCGTCCCACCCGCGTCGTGCGCGGCGTCCTCGCACTGTGCTGCACGCTGTCACTGCTCACCGCCCGCCGCGACCTCGGTGCCCAGAGCACAAAGTCAGCCGTGCTCCGCCGCACGCTCGACAGTCTGTCGGCGGCGCATCGCGGCGTGGTCGGCTACAGCATCACCAACCTCGAGTCCGGAGAGCATCTCGAACAACGAGGCAACGAGACGTTCTCCACGGCCTCGCTGATCAAGGTGCCGATTCTCGTCACGCTGTTCGACTTGGCGGAGAAGAAGCAGCTCACGCTCGACGATCCAATCGTGCTCACCGACATCGACAAAGTCGGCGGCGCCGGCCAGCTGCAGTATCTGCGCACGCCACTCACGCTGCGGCTCTGGGACGTGGCCTATCTCATGAGCACGCTGAGCGACAATACCGCCACGAATCTGTTGCTCGACCGTATCAAGATCCGGCGCGTCTGGCAGAAGATGGAGGCGCTGGGGCTCGCGCACACGAAAGTGCACAGCGGCTCGATGACGCGCATTGCGAGCGTCGCGCCCGACAGCTCGGCCAAATACGGGCTGGGGGTGACCACGCCGAATGAGATGGCGCAGCTATTCACGCTGTTGGCGCAGGGGAAGGCGGTGAGCCCGTTCGCCGACTCGACCATGTTGGGCATGCTGGCCAACAATCAGGACGACTCGAAGCTGGCGCGGTTTACGTATGGCACGCAGCTGGCGCACAAGAGCGGCGACGTGGATGCGTCACGCACCGACTGCGGCGTGTTCTCGTTGCCGGCGCGCGTGGTGGCCTGCGTGCTCACCAAAGAGAACACTGACACGCGCTATTGGGTGGACGCCGAAGGCAACGCGGTGATCGGTCGGATCGGTGAAGCGATCGTGAAGGCGTGGAAATGA
- a CDS encoding CHRD domain-containing protein: MDRFNIRSLSIGVALGLASASTTVMAQPKTFSATLSGPNESPPVASAGTGFALFVYDNVAHTLSINVSFSGLTGTTTASHLHCCTAAALAGTAGVASTTPTFAGFPLGVTSGNYANLLDLTLASSWNPAFITANGGTPASAEAIFATGLNAGKAYLNIHTSFAGGGEIRGFVTTVPEPSSMLLMAAGLAAVGVIARRRRGVVSAPRA, translated from the coding sequence ATGGATCGTTTCAACATTCGCAGCCTGAGCATTGGTGTGGCACTCGGGCTCGCTTCGGCGTCTACGACGGTGATGGCGCAGCCTAAGACGTTCAGTGCGACGCTAAGTGGACCGAATGAATCTCCGCCGGTCGCGTCAGCGGGCACCGGCTTCGCGCTGTTTGTCTACGATAACGTGGCGCACACGCTGAGCATCAACGTCTCGTTCTCGGGGCTCACGGGCACCACCACTGCTTCGCACTTGCATTGCTGCACCGCGGCCGCGCTTGCCGGTACTGCGGGGGTAGCAAGCACCACGCCAACGTTTGCGGGATTTCCACTCGGTGTAACTAGCGGAAATTACGCGAACCTTCTCGATCTCACGTTGGCCAGCTCGTGGAATCCTGCCTTCATCACAGCCAACGGCGGCACGCCAGCCTCTGCTGAGGCCATTTTTGCGACAGGCCTGAATGCCGGCAAGGCCTACCTCAACATTCACACGTCCTTCGCCGGCGGCGGCGAAATCCGCGGCTTCGTCACTACCGTGCCCGAGCCGTCCTCAATGCTGCTGATGGCCGCTGGGCTGGCCGCCGTCGGCGTCATAGCCCGTCGACGCCGCGGAGTTGTTTCCGCACCACGAGCGTAG
- a CDS encoding RNA polymerase sigma factor yields MSSLSDDILLDRARSGDEAAFRALVERYEQAVASVVIGMLGAGDDADDVGQETFIRFSAAISTFRGEAALGTYLRRIAMNLSLNALKRRRRFSLRLVSRDHATTPLHEPVVDAYDAEGAERVAVVRRAVAQLGEKQRSVVVLRLLDGLSTNETAEVLDLPPGTVMSRLSRGVAELQRRLGWYANDSKEQRNA; encoded by the coding sequence ATGTCATCACTGTCCGACGATATCCTGCTGGACCGCGCCCGGAGCGGCGACGAGGCCGCGTTTCGCGCGCTCGTCGAACGCTACGAGCAGGCCGTGGCGTCGGTGGTGATCGGGATGCTGGGCGCGGGCGACGATGCGGACGACGTCGGTCAGGAAACGTTCATTCGATTCTCGGCCGCGATCTCGACGTTTCGCGGCGAAGCAGCGCTCGGAACGTATCTGCGGCGCATCGCGATGAATTTGTCGCTCAACGCGCTCAAGCGACGACGACGGTTCTCGCTGCGGCTCGTGAGTCGCGATCACGCCACGACACCGCTGCATGAGCCGGTGGTGGACGCGTACGACGCCGAAGGTGCTGAACGCGTGGCCGTGGTGCGACGGGCCGTTGCGCAGCTGGGTGAGAAGCAGCGCAGCGTGGTGGTGCTTCGTTTGCTCGACGGACTTTCCACGAACGAGACGGCCGAGGTACTGGACCTGCCACCGGGCACCGTCATGAGCCGACTATCTCGTGGCGTGGCTGAACTGCAACGACGGTTGGGTTGGTACGCGAACGACAGCAAGGAGCAACGCAATGCGTGA